In Cupriavidus taiwanensis, the following are encoded in one genomic region:
- a CDS encoding DUF465 domain-containing protein has translation MDSNLNTLERRIMELQIEHRDLDFLIDRLAGDAVHDELQLRRLKKRRLKLKDAITLLQLQLEPDVPA, from the coding sequence ATGGACAGCAACCTGAACACCCTGGAACGGCGCATCATGGAGTTGCAGATCGAGCACCGCGATCTCGACTTCCTGATCGACCGGCTGGCCGGCGATGCGGTCCATGACGAACTGCAGCTGCGCCGGCTGAAGAAGCGCCGGCTCAAGCTGAAGGACGCCATCACGCTGCTGCAGCTGCAGCTCGAACCCGACGTGCCGGCCTGA